A stretch of Mus musculus strain C57BL/6J chromosome 19, GRCm38.p6 C57BL/6J DNA encodes these proteins:
- the Olfr1458 gene encoding olfactory receptor 5B3: MENGTEMVRFILMGLTDDPDLQLPLFITFLLIYIITLVGNLGLILLILLDSQLHTPMYIFLSNLSLVDFCYSSTVTPKVMAGFIIGDKMMSYNACASQMFFFANFANVENYLLASMAYDRYAAVCKPLHYATTMTTRVCACLVISCYICGFLNASIYTVNALYLTFCELNVVHHFFCDIPAVMIASCSHRHANDMVLISVASFNIFFALILILISYTFIFTNILKMHSNSGYRKALSTCASHFTAVSIFYGTIIFMYLQPRSSHSMDTDKIASVFYTMVIPMLNPLVYSLRNKDVKSAFTKIVLRSR; this comes from the coding sequence ATGGAGAACGGGACAGAAATGGTACGCTTCATCCTGATGGGACTCACCGATGATCCAGACCTGCAGCTTCCCCTCTTCATCACATTTCTTCTCATCTACATCATCACCCTTGTAGGGAACCTGGGGCTGATCCTGTTGATTCTCCTGGACTCTCAGCTCCACACCCCCATGTACATTTTCCTAAGTAACCTGTCCCTAGTGGACTTCTGTTACTCTTCAACAGTCACTCCAAAAGTCATGGCTGGATTCATTATAGGAGACAAGATGATGTCCTACAATGCTTGTGCCTCTCAGATGTTCTTTTTTGCAAACTTTGCCAACGTGGAAAACTATCTTTTGGCTtcaatggcctatgaccgctatgcaGCAGTATGTAAACCCCTACATTATGCCACCACCATGACAACACGTGTGTGCGCATGTCTAGTCATTAGCTGTTATATCTGTGGTTTCCTGAATGCTTCCATCTATACTGTGAATGCATTATACCTTACCTTCTGTGAGTTAAACGTGGTCCATCATTTTTTCTGTGACATTCCAGCAGTCATGATTGCATCTTGTTCTCATAGACATGCTAATGACATGGTTCTTATTTCTGTAGCCAGCTTCAATATCTTCTTTGCGCTTATACTTATCTTAATATCATACACATTCATTTTCACCAACATACTAAAGATGCATTCCAATTCAGGATATCGCAAAGCTCTCTCCACATGTGCCTCACATTTCACAGCTGTCTCTATTTTCTATGGGACAATCATATTCATGTACTTGCAGCCCAGGTCCAGTCATTCCATGGACACTGACAAAATCGCATCTGTGTTCTACACCATGGTCATCCCTATGTTGAACCCTCTGGTTTACAGTCTGAGGAACAAGGATGTGAAAAGTGCATTCACAAAGATTGTATTGAGGTCAAGATAA